In Streptomyces asoensis, a single genomic region encodes these proteins:
- a CDS encoding SpoIIE family protein phosphatase, with product MDSAREASDAPAPAGPRDLLDASTDAAAIVTADGVVIGWTRGAQALLGLPASEVVGRSAAELVAMARDPARVAGIAERCRAGMGWSGLIALRHHDGRPVDVDLRVSASFRIGDEECFLLSARGQSLRGTVGQSVLDGFLTRSPVGMAVLDLQLRYVWLNDTLERFGGVPREQRLGRRLSDLLPGLQAVALEKLMRKVLETGIPVTDYEYLGWSWADPHRRHAYSTSFFPLVGDDGSVTGVCYMVQDVTERWDARRLLSLVNEAGTCVGTTLDVMRTAQELADFAVPRFADFVIVDLLEPVLSTEGHGTWLTDAGPAPARPVMRRAGLASVRAGCPEAVARIGDRVDFLPPPHDAGLLIDGEPILMPVLDPTDDLWTAEPERTASIRAYGLHSLISVPMRARNTALGLATFVRSRNPVSFRSDDVLLARELVARAALCVDNARRYTREHTAAVTLQRSLLPHALAGGSALEVASSYLPADPTDGVGGDWFDVIPLSGARVGLVVGDVVGHGIAAAAAMGRLRTAVQTLADMEMPPDELLAHLDDLVLRLSGERTDGAAAQQSAAAFLGATCLYAVYDPVTRRCTMARAGHPPPVVVGPDGRVSFPEPPAGPPLGLGGMAFEATEIELAEGSLIGLYTDGLVQSADRDVEEGMARLGEVLARSRADLTDLCASAVRQLVPAPRPDDIALLLARTHALPAEHVVSWEVPVDPAAVSEVRARATRQVEAWGLGELAMTSELIVSELVTNAIRYSTPPVRLRLLLDTRLTCEVSDASSTAPRLRHARIMDEGGRGLFLVAQLAHRWGARYTADGKIIWAEQEIP from the coding sequence ATGGATTCTGCGCGAGAAGCATCCGACGCCCCTGCGCCCGCGGGACCGCGCGACCTCCTCGACGCGTCCACGGACGCGGCGGCGATCGTGACCGCGGACGGCGTCGTGATCGGCTGGACGCGCGGTGCCCAGGCGCTGCTCGGCCTTCCCGCGTCGGAGGTGGTCGGCCGCTCGGCCGCGGAGCTGGTGGCGATGGCCCGGGACCCGGCCCGGGTGGCGGGGATCGCCGAGCGCTGCCGGGCCGGCATGGGATGGAGCGGTCTCATCGCCCTGCGGCATCACGACGGCCGGCCGGTCGACGTCGATCTGCGGGTCTCCGCGTCCTTCCGGATCGGCGACGAGGAGTGCTTTCTGCTCTCGGCCCGTGGCCAGAGCCTGCGGGGCACGGTGGGGCAGTCGGTCCTGGACGGGTTCCTGACCCGTTCCCCCGTCGGGATGGCGGTACTGGACCTCCAGCTGCGCTACGTGTGGCTCAACGACACGCTGGAACGGTTCGGCGGTGTGCCCCGCGAACAGCGGCTGGGGCGCCGGCTGAGCGACCTGCTGCCCGGACTCCAGGCGGTCGCCCTGGAGAAGCTGATGCGCAAGGTGCTGGAGACCGGGATCCCCGTCACCGACTACGAGTACCTGGGATGGAGCTGGGCCGATCCGCACCGCCGGCACGCCTACTCGACCTCGTTCTTCCCGCTGGTGGGCGACGACGGCTCGGTCACCGGGGTCTGCTACATGGTCCAGGACGTCACCGAGCGCTGGGACGCCCGCCGGCTGCTGTCCCTGGTCAACGAGGCCGGGACCTGCGTCGGCACGACCCTGGACGTGATGCGCACGGCCCAGGAACTGGCCGACTTCGCCGTCCCGCGCTTCGCGGACTTCGTCATCGTCGACCTGCTGGAGCCGGTCCTCAGCACCGAGGGGCACGGCACCTGGCTCACCGACGCGGGACCGGCGCCCGCGCGGCCGGTGATGCGGCGCGCCGGACTGGCCTCGGTGCGCGCGGGCTGCCCGGAGGCCGTGGCGCGCATCGGGGACCGGGTGGACTTCCTCCCCCCGCCGCACGACGCCGGCCTGCTCATCGACGGCGAACCGATCCTCATGCCCGTCCTCGACCCCACCGACGACCTGTGGACCGCCGAACCCGAACGGACGGCGAGCATCCGGGCGTACGGACTGCACTCCCTCATCTCCGTGCCCATGCGGGCGCGGAACACGGCACTGGGCCTGGCCACGTTCGTGCGGTCCCGCAACCCCGTCTCCTTCCGCTCCGACGACGTCCTGCTGGCCCGGGAGCTGGTGGCGCGGGCGGCGCTGTGCGTCGACAACGCCCGCCGGTACACCCGGGAGCACACGGCGGCGGTCACCCTCCAGCGCAGTCTGCTGCCCCACGCCCTGGCGGGCGGCTCGGCACTGGAGGTGGCCTCCTCCTACCTGCCGGCGGACCCCACCGACGGGGTGGGCGGCGACTGGTTCGACGTGATCCCCCTGTCGGGCGCCCGGGTGGGCCTCGTCGTCGGCGACGTGGTGGGACACGGCATCGCCGCCGCCGCGGCCATGGGCCGGCTGCGCACCGCGGTGCAGACCCTCGCCGACATGGAGATGCCCCCCGACGAGCTGCTCGCCCACCTCGACGACCTGGTGCTCCGGCTGAGCGGGGAGCGGACCGACGGCGCGGCCGCTCAGCAGAGCGCCGCCGCATTCCTGGGGGCGACCTGCCTGTACGCCGTCTACGACCCGGTCACCAGGCGGTGCACGATGGCCCGGGCCGGGCACCCGCCGCCGGTGGTCGTCGGCCCCGACGGGCGGGTGTCCTTCCCGGAACCTCCGGCCGGGCCGCCGCTGGGTCTGGGCGGGATGGCCTTCGAGGCCACCGAGATCGAGCTGGCCGAGGGCAGCCTGATCGGTCTCTACACCGACGGTCTCGTCCAGTCGGCCGACCGGGACGTCGAGGAGGGCATGGCGCGGCTCGGCGAGGTGCTGGCCCGGTCCCGGGCCGACCTGACGGACCTGTGCGCCTCGGCGGTGCGGCAGCTGGTGCCGGCGCCCCGGCCCGACGACATCGCCCTGCTCCTGGCGCGCACCCATGCCCTGCCCGCCGAGCACGTCGTCTCCTGGGAGGTGCCCGTGGACCCGGCCGCCGTCTCCGAGGTCCGGGCCCGCGCGACCCGTCAGGTGGAGGCCTGGGGCCTGGGCGAGCTGGCGATGACGTCCGAGCTCATCGTGAGCGAGCTGGTCACCAACGCCATTCGCTACTCCACGCCCCCGGTGCGGCTGCGGCTGCTGCTGGACACCCGTCTGACCTGCGAGGTCTCCGACGCCAGCAGTACGGCCCCGCGGCTGCGGCACGCCCGGATCATGGACGAGGGCGGCCGCGGCCTGTTCCTGGTGGCCCAGCTGGCCCACCGCTGGGGAGCCCGGTACACGGCCGACGGAAAGATCATCTGGGCCGAGCAGGAGATCCCCTGA
- a CDS encoding SDR family oxidoreductase, whose product MKFAVIGGTGRIGSQVVEDLRAAGHEAVPHSPSTGVDIITGQGLAEAVEGADVVVNLTNSPTFDEASLAFFRTSMDNLLAASEKAGVGHFVILSIVGVDQVPGLDYYRAKVLQEDLLKAGSVPYSIVRATQFMEFMEAVLSWTAEGDTVRLPRTPVQPIAAADVARFVAETAQGAPLDGVLDIAGPDRYPLDELGRLTLAARNDGRTVVTDDTAGMFAAVHGDVLTAPSGARIAPTRYPDWLA is encoded by the coding sequence ATGAAGTTCGCGGTCATCGGCGGAACCGGCCGGATCGGTTCGCAGGTCGTGGAGGATCTCAGGGCGGCCGGGCACGAGGCGGTGCCGCACTCCCCGTCCACGGGCGTGGACATCATCACCGGCCAGGGCCTGGCGGAGGCCGTCGAGGGCGCCGACGTCGTCGTCAACCTGACGAACTCACCCACCTTCGACGAAGCCTCGCTCGCCTTCTTCCGGACCTCGATGGACAACCTGCTGGCCGCGAGCGAGAAGGCCGGGGTGGGGCACTTCGTCATCCTCTCCATCGTCGGAGTGGACCAGGTGCCCGGACTGGACTACTACCGGGCCAAGGTCCTCCAGGAGGACCTCCTCAAGGCCGGGTCCGTGCCGTACTCCATCGTCCGGGCCACCCAGTTCATGGAGTTCATGGAGGCGGTCCTGTCCTGGACCGCCGAGGGGGACACCGTCCGGCTGCCCCGTACGCCGGTCCAGCCGATCGCCGCCGCCGACGTGGCCCGCTTCGTAGCCGAGACGGCCCAGGGCGCCCCGCTCGACGGCGTCCTCGACATCGCGGGCCCCGACCGCTACCCGCTCGACGAACTCGGTCGCCTCACCCTCGCCGCCAGGAACGACGGACGGACCGTGGTCACCGACGACACCGCCGGCATGTTCGCCGCCGTCCACGGTGACGTCCTCACCGCCCCGAGCGGTGCCCGCATCGCCCCCACCCGCTACCCGGACTGGCTCGCCTGA
- a CDS encoding RrF2 family transcriptional regulator, giving the protein MSGGVEWALHCCVVLTSVGEPVPAARLAELHDVPPTYLAKQLQALSRAGLVRAVQGKSGGYVLTRSPASITVLDVVQAIDGPGPAFACTEIRQRGPMASAPEACTAPCAISRAMASAESAWRASLAAVSVADLARDVESDYGGGALAGIAAWLNTARG; this is encoded by the coding sequence ATGTCCGGTGGCGTGGAGTGGGCGCTGCACTGCTGCGTGGTGCTGACGTCGGTGGGGGAGCCGGTGCCGGCGGCACGGCTCGCGGAGCTGCACGACGTGCCGCCCACCTATCTCGCCAAGCAGCTCCAGGCGCTCTCCCGCGCCGGCCTGGTGCGGGCGGTGCAGGGGAAGTCCGGCGGGTACGTCCTGACCCGGTCCCCCGCGTCGATCACCGTGCTCGACGTCGTCCAGGCGATCGACGGCCCCGGACCCGCGTTCGCGTGCACGGAGATCCGTCAGCGCGGCCCGATGGCGTCCGCGCCCGAGGCCTGCACCGCGCCGTGCGCGATCAGCCGTGCCATGGCCTCGGCCGAGTCGGCGTGGCGGGCGTCCCTGGCCGCCGTCAGCGTCGCCGACCTGGCCCGCGACGTCGAGTCCGACTACGGCGGCGGCGCCCTCGCCGGTATCGCCGCCTGGCTGAACACGGCCCGGGGATAG
- a CDS encoding phosphatase PAP2 family protein, producing MSGRPAPHPVLPPALRVPLALTAVLAALVVLVLGVRYSGDGEPGTVDTTVSDAVYGVDGPWRHVALAVDFLGEPAGSVLLVTAVLAGCLLLRAPRAAVLVVACLALTVGTATLLKPLVGRTIHGDGNLSYPSGHTAFATALALAVALLVTGRTGLGRTAGTLCVLGAGPAAGAAMGWAQVALGAHYPTDVLGGCCTALAVVPPTAWLIDRTAGRAAHRDTGDRSTGGGTGPDTGAAADRDTGGTAGHGADRTAEAGRP from the coding sequence GTGAGCGGGCGCCCGGCGCCGCACCCGGTGCTGCCCCCCGCGCTGCGCGTGCCGCTCGCACTGACGGCGGTCCTCGCCGCGCTGGTGGTCCTCGTGCTCGGTGTCCGGTACTCCGGCGACGGCGAGCCCGGCACGGTGGACACAACGGTCTCGGACGCCGTGTACGGGGTGGACGGACCCTGGCGGCACGTCGCCCTGGCCGTCGACTTCCTGGGGGAGCCCGCGGGATCGGTGCTGCTGGTCACGGCCGTCCTGGCGGGCTGCCTGCTGCTGCGTGCTCCGCGCGCGGCGGTGCTGGTCGTCGCCTGCCTCGCCCTGACCGTCGGCACGGCGACGCTGCTCAAGCCGCTGGTGGGACGCACCATCCACGGCGACGGCAATCTGTCCTACCCGAGCGGGCACACCGCCTTCGCCACCGCGCTCGCCCTCGCGGTGGCGCTCCTCGTGACCGGCCGCACCGGCCTCGGCAGGACGGCCGGCACCCTGTGCGTGCTCGGCGCGGGGCCGGCCGCCGGCGCGGCCATGGGGTGGGCGCAGGTCGCCCTGGGCGCGCACTACCCGACCGACGTCCTCGGCGGCTGCTGCACCGCGCTGGCGGTGGTCCCGCCGACCGCGTGGCTGATCGACCGGACCGCCGGCCGCGCGGCCCACCGGGACACCGGCGACAGGAGCACCGGCGGAGGAACCGGCCCGGACACCGGAGCGGCGGCGGACCGGGACACCGGCGGGACGGCCGGGCACGGCGCCGACCGCACGGCCGAAGCCGGCCGGCCATGA